The following proteins are encoded in a genomic region of Laspinema palackyanum D2c:
- a CDS encoding TIGR00341 family protein has protein sequence MRQLQIRVPQGCGKQVVQIAQGYDATNLIQFEAKDSEGPVDVVFLHVSNRGVEGLLEELESIENLAVTLIPRGMMPLHPPSSEAPEQVTEVQERSPIEIFLGGLQSVGSWRGFLGYAALAGVVVWIGLFTNSSFLLIAAMLIAPLAGPAMNVAIATARGDKKLLQRSLVRYFSALAVLIAVAAFLSLIMQQEIATPFMVENSQISAVAILLPLAAGTAGALNLVQSERSSLVAGASVGMLVAASLSPPAGIIGMSIPLGRWDMIVNGLFLLLLQLFGINLSAAIIFRVFGLRPRGARYDRGTKKLFPISMGLTTAGLVALLIWQFSDSPNFQRPSRAQRINAEIKEVVESSDLAELVEGNVRFTRPNISGQNTLLAVVYVQRQGGVDVSTEEIRSRLTKEIQAHILREDFNVTPLVSVTVLETPEFLGDSR, from the coding sequence ATGCGTCAATTACAAATCAGAGTCCCGCAGGGTTGCGGAAAACAGGTGGTGCAGATTGCCCAGGGTTATGATGCCACTAATCTAATCCAGTTTGAGGCAAAGGACTCAGAAGGTCCCGTGGATGTCGTATTTCTGCACGTTTCCAATCGGGGAGTGGAAGGGTTGCTAGAGGAATTGGAATCCATCGAAAATCTGGCAGTAACGTTAATTCCTCGGGGAATGATGCCCCTGCATCCGCCAAGTTCCGAGGCCCCCGAACAGGTGACGGAGGTTCAGGAACGCAGTCCGATCGAGATTTTTCTCGGGGGATTGCAGAGTGTGGGGTCTTGGCGGGGATTTTTGGGATATGCGGCCCTGGCAGGGGTTGTCGTGTGGATTGGGTTATTTACCAATAGCAGCTTTTTACTCATTGCTGCCATGCTGATTGCACCGTTAGCGGGTCCGGCGATGAATGTGGCGATCGCCACTGCCCGAGGAGACAAAAAACTGCTCCAACGCAGTCTGGTCCGTTATTTTAGCGCCTTGGCAGTGTTAATTGCTGTGGCAGCCTTTCTGAGTCTGATCATGCAACAAGAGATTGCCACGCCGTTTATGGTGGAAAACTCTCAAATTTCCGCTGTAGCCATTTTGCTGCCTTTAGCTGCCGGGACTGCTGGGGCTTTAAATTTAGTGCAATCGGAACGCAGCAGTTTGGTAGCAGGGGCATCAGTCGGAATGTTGGTTGCTGCCTCCCTCTCTCCCCCTGCTGGAATTATCGGGATGTCGATTCCCCTGGGGCGCTGGGATATGATTGTCAATGGCTTATTTTTGCTGTTGTTGCAATTATTCGGGATTAATTTATCCGCCGCGATTATTTTTCGGGTATTTGGATTAAGACCCCGGGGTGCAAGGTACGATCGCGGGACGAAAAAGCTGTTTCCGATTTCGATGGGATTGACAACTGCTGGACTGGTGGCGTTGCTGATTTGGCAGTTTTCGGATTCTCCCAATTTTCAACGCCCGAGTCGGGCACAGCGGATTAATGCGGAAATCAAGGAAGTGGTGGAAAGTAGCGACTTGGCGGAGTTAGTGGAGGGGAATGTACGGTTTACTCGGCCCAATATTTCGGGACAGAATACCCTACTGGCGGTGGTTTATGTGCAGCGTCAAGGGGGGGTGGATGTGTCCACAGAAGAGATCCGGAGTCGTCTGACAAAGGAGATTCAGGCTCACATTTTACGGGAAGATTTTAATGTGACTCCCTTGGTTTCCGTGACGGTGTTGGAAACACCTGAGTTTTTGGGGGATTCGCGATAG